From the Marinomonas sp. THO17 genome, one window contains:
- a CDS encoding Gfo/Idh/MocA family oxidoreductase — protein MIRVGLVGYGLSGQVFHAPFIAHDPNMTLAYVCTSKLQEVKSTWPEVKVVSQAEAIFLSADVDLVVITTPNQLHFSQAKMALENGKHVLLEKPSVTSIQEVEALCILAKQQERIFCVYQNRRFDGDLLRLKALIDSGELGTLKHLDSRFDRFRPFPQSRWREQPGVGTGIFWDLGPHLLDQALFLFGPPVWVQASIDRLREGSVTHDWFEVELGYQDKRIRLASTPFEAGAMRRFNARFDGGSWHCVGLDPQEEALRAGQMPWQQDFPSQGAAQQITRYVAHSQDQIEVIEEVATQGQYADFYVQLSAAILRNALPPVSMEQACQLVYLLCLAEQSAETGQRVSWHYTVDC, from the coding sequence ATGATAAGAGTCGGTTTAGTTGGTTATGGCTTGTCTGGACAAGTATTTCACGCTCCTTTTATTGCCCATGACCCCAACATGACCTTAGCTTATGTATGCACTTCTAAGCTGCAAGAGGTTAAATCGACTTGGCCTGAAGTCAAAGTGGTCTCACAAGCGGAAGCCATATTTTTGTCAGCTGATGTGGATTTGGTGGTCATCACAACGCCTAATCAGTTGCACTTTTCACAAGCTAAAATGGCCTTAGAAAATGGTAAACATGTGCTATTAGAGAAGCCATCTGTAACCAGTATTCAAGAAGTAGAAGCACTTTGTATCCTAGCGAAACAACAAGAGCGTATTTTTTGTGTTTATCAAAATCGTCGTTTTGATGGCGATCTGTTGCGTTTAAAAGCCCTTATTGATAGCGGTGAATTGGGTACTCTTAAACATTTGGATTCACGCTTTGACCGTTTTCGACCTTTCCCACAATCTCGTTGGCGTGAGCAGCCGGGAGTGGGGACAGGCATTTTTTGGGATCTAGGTCCCCATTTATTGGATCAGGCGTTGTTTTTGTTTGGTCCACCAGTCTGGGTGCAAGCCAGCATTGATAGATTGCGTGAAGGAAGTGTGACTCATGATTGGTTTGAAGTAGAACTAGGCTATCAAGACAAGCGTATTCGCTTGGCTTCCACGCCTTTTGAGGCTGGCGCCATGCGACGTTTTAACGCCCGTTTTGATGGTGGCAGTTGGCACTGTGTTGGGCTTGATCCTCAAGAAGAAGCCTTACGTGCAGGACAAATGCCTTGGCAGCAAGACTTTCCATCACAAGGCGCTGCACAGCAAATTACGCGTTATGTGGCTCATTCCCAAGATCAAATTGAGGTAATTGAAGAGGTCGCAACACAAGGTCAATATGCGGATTTCTATGTCCAGCTGAGTGCAGCCATTTTGAGGAATGCACTGCCTCCTGTGTCCATGGAACAAGCTTGTCAGTTAGTGTATTTACTGTGTTTGGCAGAGCAATCAGCCGAAACGGGGCAGCGGGTTTCTTGGCATTATACTGTTGATTGTTAA
- a CDS encoding helix-turn-helix domain-containing protein, with protein sequence MKNGNQDLNMVVKTLRLQRGWSQDQLSQLSGLSVRTIQRIEKGSAPGLESLKSLAAVFGVSINDLQGENTMTVQTEKSDNMAEKIAEIRVNKISHFYKRSIRYGAIICVLFVINVFTNPGYIWAVWPLLGLGISLAIRGLDAFGIVNWFGPEWEKRQLDKQLIDK encoded by the coding sequence ATGAAAAACGGTAATCAGGATTTAAACATGGTGGTGAAAACACTTAGGTTACAAAGAGGTTGGTCGCAGGACCAACTTTCACAGCTATCTGGATTAAGTGTTCGTACTATTCAGAGAATTGAAAAGGGAAGCGCTCCTGGCCTAGAGTCATTAAAATCCTTGGCTGCCGTTTTTGGTGTGTCCATTAATGATCTTCAAGGAGAAAACACGATGACGGTTCAGACGGAAAAATCCGACAATATGGCGGAAAAAATAGCTGAAATTAGGGTGAATAAAATAAGCCATTTCTACAAACGCTCGATTCGATATGGTGCCATTATTTGTGTGTTGTTTGTTATCAATGTTTTTACCAATCCCGGTTATATTTGGGCCGTTTGGCCCCTGCTCGGTTTAGGGATCAGTCTTGCCATTCGTGGCTTAGATGCATTTGGTATCGTGAACTGGTTCGGCCCCGAGTGGGAAAAGCGACAACTAGATAAACAATTGATAGACAAATAA
- a CDS encoding TRAP transporter substrate-binding protein codes for MRNLMQLGKLALAGVFALSLVACGGSDKTEETAQASQKMATIHWKMVTTWPKNFPGLGTGAEALAKNIKQMSNGRLDIKVYAAGELVPALEVFDAVSRGTAEMGHAASYYWKGKVPAAQFFTTVPFGLTAQEFNAWIAFGGGQALWEEVYAPFNLIPMPAGNPGVQMGGWFNKEINSLEDFQGLKMRMPGLGGEVLKKVGATPVNLPGSELFTALQTGTIDATEWVGPYNDLAFGLYKAAKYYYYPGWHEPGSAVEAIFNKDAFEALPDDLQAIVRAAVKQANLDMLSEFTARNNAALQTLLEEHNVALKAFPSDLLLALKQASFETLQEVAANDPQSEKVYQSFKTFLNSVSKWHDVSERAFINARAAE; via the coding sequence ATGCGTAATCTAATGCAATTGGGCAAATTGGCTTTGGCCGGTGTATTTGCCTTGTCTTTGGTCGCTTGCGGCGGCTCTGATAAAACGGAAGAAACGGCACAGGCCTCTCAAAAAATGGCAACTATCCACTGGAAAATGGTCACAACTTGGCCAAAAAACTTTCCTGGACTAGGAACGGGTGCGGAAGCGCTGGCGAAAAACATCAAACAGATGTCTAACGGTCGTTTGGACATTAAAGTGTATGCAGCAGGTGAACTGGTACCAGCATTGGAAGTATTTGATGCTGTGTCTCGTGGTACGGCTGAAATGGGTCATGCTGCCTCTTATTACTGGAAAGGTAAAGTACCTGCCGCTCAGTTCTTTACGACGGTGCCATTTGGACTGACAGCACAAGAGTTTAATGCTTGGATTGCCTTTGGTGGTGGACAAGCATTGTGGGAAGAAGTGTATGCCCCTTTCAATTTGATTCCTATGCCTGCCGGTAACCCTGGGGTACAAATGGGTGGCTGGTTCAATAAAGAAATTAATTCTCTAGAAGACTTTCAAGGTCTAAAAATGCGTATGCCGGGGTTAGGTGGTGAAGTACTTAAAAAGGTAGGTGCTACTCCAGTTAATTTACCCGGAAGTGAACTTTTTACTGCGTTGCAAACCGGTACCATTGATGCAACTGAATGGGTTGGTCCATATAATGATCTTGCCTTTGGTTTGTATAAAGCGGCGAAATACTACTATTACCCGGGCTGGCATGAGCCGGGTTCAGCAGTGGAAGCCATTTTCAATAAAGATGCCTTTGAAGCCTTGCCTGATGATTTACAAGCCATTGTTCGTGCTGCTGTGAAGCAGGCTAATTTGGATATGCTAAGCGAATTTACGGCGCGTAATAATGCGGCTCTGCAAACCTTGCTTGAAGAGCATAATGTAGCATTGAAAGCTTTCCCATCCGATTTACTATTGGCTTTGAAACAGGCTTCTTTTGAAACCTTGCAGGAAGTGGCTGCAAATGATCCTCAGAGTGAAAAAGTTTACCAGTCATTTAAAACCTTCTTAAACTCGGTTAGTAAATGGCATGATGTATCCGAACGTGCCTTTATTAACGCCCGTGCTGCTGAGTAA